From one Lysinibacillus sp. G4S2 genomic stretch:
- the argS gene encoding arginine--tRNA ligase, with translation MYKQIAKSIAEALNNELTFNEIQNLLEKPKNLDLGDVAFPCFTLAKKLRKSPHTIAVDIQNNLRCDFIQEVQVVAGYVNIFYHQPTITKQVLSQIVKEKNLYGTVQEPKGNVVLDFSSPNIAKPFSLGHLRSTVIGNALANIAEKNGYKAIRINHLGDWGTQFGKLIVAYRRWGDQQTIEAAPIEELLKIYVQFHEEAEKDDTLNEQARAAFKALEDGDEEALALWQWFRDASLVEFKTIYQLLGIDFDSFAGEAFYNDKMAAVVQELEEKELLVKSDGAYVVEIDNMPPCLITKTDGATLYATRDLAAAIYRKQQYDPQKIFYVVGNEQSLHFSQLFKVIEKMGYNWAKDLQHVPFGMILKDGKKMSTRKGKIVLLADVLKEAITTAKRNIEEKNPMLEQKDSIAHQVGVGAVIFNDLKNNRLHDIEFSIEHMMNFEGETGPYIQYTYARISSLLEKADFNSNEVSFEVLGEQAWPVILLLEQFPKVVVNAFEQADPSQIAKYALQLARLFNKYYAQNKVLVDDNQRSSRLAFCQCVSVVLKESLALLGIDAPKHM, from the coding sequence ATGTATAAACAAATCGCGAAAAGTATAGCTGAGGCATTGAATAACGAACTGACGTTTAATGAAATTCAAAATTTACTGGAGAAACCGAAAAATTTGGACTTAGGGGATGTGGCATTTCCATGCTTTACACTAGCTAAAAAATTAAGAAAATCCCCGCACACAATCGCTGTCGATATTCAAAACAATTTACGCTGTGACTTCATACAAGAAGTTCAAGTAGTAGCTGGATATGTCAATATATTTTACCATCAGCCAACGATTACTAAACAAGTGCTTAGCCAAATAGTAAAAGAAAAAAACTTATATGGCACCGTACAGGAACCAAAAGGGAATGTTGTTTTGGATTTTTCTTCACCTAATATAGCGAAGCCATTTTCCTTGGGCCATTTACGTTCTACAGTAATCGGTAATGCTTTGGCAAACATTGCCGAGAAAAATGGCTATAAAGCAATTCGTATTAATCATTTAGGTGACTGGGGAACACAGTTTGGTAAATTAATTGTTGCCTATAGAAGATGGGGCGATCAACAAACTATTGAAGCTGCTCCAATAGAGGAATTATTAAAAATTTATGTGCAGTTCCATGAAGAAGCGGAAAAGGATGACACACTTAATGAACAAGCACGTGCTGCTTTTAAAGCATTAGAGGATGGGGATGAAGAGGCATTAGCTCTTTGGCAATGGTTTAGAGATGCTTCACTCGTAGAATTCAAGACCATTTATCAACTGCTTGGCATTGACTTTGATTCATTCGCTGGCGAAGCCTTCTACAATGACAAAATGGCTGCTGTTGTGCAAGAGCTGGAAGAAAAAGAGCTGCTTGTAAAATCCGATGGTGCTTATGTCGTTGAAATAGACAATATGCCTCCATGCTTAATAACTAAAACAGACGGTGCTACGCTTTATGCTACTCGTGATTTAGCAGCTGCTATTTATCGTAAACAACAATATGATCCTCAAAAAATATTTTATGTAGTAGGGAATGAACAATCTCTTCATTTTAGCCAACTATTTAAGGTTATTGAGAAGATGGGGTACAATTGGGCAAAAGACTTACAGCATGTGCCTTTCGGGATGATCCTAAAAGATGGTAAAAAAATGTCGACGCGTAAAGGGAAGATTGTTTTATTAGCAGATGTACTGAAGGAAGCGATTACAACGGCGAAGAGAAATATCGAGGAAAAAAATCCAATGCTTGAGCAGAAAGATAGCATCGCACATCAGGTTGGTGTAGGAGCAGTCATTTTTAATGATCTAAAAAATAATCGTCTACATGATATCGAGTTTTCCATTGAGCACATGATGAATTTTGAAGGTGAAACAGGGCCATATATTCAATATACGTATGCTCGTATTTCATCTCTTCTGGAAAAAGCAGATTTCAATAGTAACGAAGTATCTTTCGAAGTATTAGGTGAGCAAGCTTGGCCTGTTATTTTATTACTGGAACAGTTTCCGAAAGTAGTTGTTAACGCTTTTGAGCAAGCGGATCCATCACAAATTGCTAAATATGCCCTACAATTAGCACGTCTATTTAATAAATATTATGCGCAAAATAAAGTATTAGTTGATGACAACCAAAGAAGTTCACGATTGGCATTTTGTCAATGTGTATCTGTTGTTTTAAAAGAATCACTAGCACTGTTAGGAATTGATGCACCTAAACATATGTAG
- a CDS encoding MFS transporter codes for MKKKQWRVSTLLVIVSIFFVALNMRPAVTGIGPLFNVLLESLHVSNTKMSFLTSIPVFCMGLFAPLAVPLQKKIGTKTAITILIIIIALANGLRFIKESYGLLVVTSFAAGFAIALIGPMLNAYIKKKFPNRFTTVVGIYSFGIGTGATLSAALTVTFYNRFHESWTIALGSWSVLAIIALFIWLLTIQKEQDELAETDVSSENNARNPWENVRAWTILIYFGLQTSLFFSMMSWLAPMLQDKGYSLVAASSMLTFMSIVQMIGNISVPILMERWSNRIGWLFSLGILGIFGFALLWVGSGAMLWVAVLIIGIVLSGLFPIGLLLPLDEARNDEEANSWSSMVLSGGFMISAIIPILIGYCYDVTGNHTFTYAIFMTLMLGIVATTIILKKK; via the coding sequence ATGAAGAAAAAGCAATGGCGTGTTTCCACGCTACTTGTGATTGTCAGTATTTTTTTCGTTGCGCTCAATATGCGGCCAGCAGTCACAGGAATTGGACCACTATTTAATGTACTTTTAGAGTCACTCCATGTATCCAATACAAAAATGAGCTTTTTAACGTCTATTCCAGTGTTTTGTATGGGGCTCTTTGCACCATTAGCAGTACCATTACAAAAAAAAATTGGAACAAAAACAGCTATTACGATCTTAATAATCATCATTGCATTAGCGAATGGGCTACGCTTTATAAAAGAAAGTTATGGACTACTAGTTGTCACAAGCTTTGCTGCTGGGTTTGCCATAGCGCTTATTGGGCCAATGTTAAATGCCTATATAAAGAAGAAATTCCCGAACCGCTTTACTACAGTTGTAGGTATTTATTCATTTGGTATTGGAACAGGGGCAACATTAAGTGCAGCACTAACAGTAACATTTTATAATCGTTTTCATGAGAGCTGGACAATAGCACTCGGCAGTTGGTCTGTACTAGCAATTATTGCTCTTTTCATTTGGTTACTGACAATACAAAAAGAGCAGGATGAGTTGGCCGAAACAGATGTATCGAGTGAAAATAATGCGCGAAATCCATGGGAAAATGTCCGTGCTTGGACAATTTTAATTTATTTCGGTTTACAAACGTCGTTGTTTTTCTCAATGATGTCTTGGTTAGCACCGATGTTACAGGATAAGGGCTATTCACTAGTCGCTGCAAGTTCTATGCTAACATTTATGTCCATCGTTCAAATGATTGGAAATATTTCTGTTCCTATACTAATGGAGAGATGGTCGAATCGAATCGGTTGGCTTTTCTCTTTAGGAATCCTAGGTATATTCGGCTTTGCGCTACTATGGGTAGGTTCAGGTGCTATGTTGTGGGTTGCGGTATTAATAATAGGTATCGTTTTAAGTGGCTTATTTCCTATTGGACTATTGTTACCATTGGATGAGGCTAGAAATGATGAAGAGGCAAATAGTTGGTCATCAATGGTGCTATCAGGTGGCTTTATGATAAGCGCGATCATCCCTATACTTATTGGCTATTGCTATGATGTCACTGGTAATCATACATTTACCTATGCCATTTTTATGACTTTAATGCTTGGCATTGTAGCTACTACAAT